aaaaatgaaaactaaatgttttctattcaatatttttcaaatgttcGCCCAACTTTAACAGACATAAAAACGATTTTCTAACCTTTATCACGAACTTTCGTTCATTTTAAAGTAACagataacaaatttaataaaactggACACATTGTCTTTTCGacaaaaatttttatcttttttactaTCAAAACACTTGCTACTCCAAGATATATATTGCCGATATTGATGACGCATTGTTAAACCCATTAAGGGTTTTCCACATTTTACAGTATACATCAAAGgaattacaaaatatctttatacaaaaaatataaacataaataatattttgtttataaatatatgtacataattaagTTGCAACtgcatttaatttatttggacttgaaaaatgtaaaataaatcgtCAGTGTCAAACCGACGTTTAGTAAGGTGACACGTGTACCTTGTATTCTGTTTGTATTATAGGGCGTATTAATCTAATACAGAAATGTATGcaatatatttgcaaaaataacaaaacatttatacaataagtatattttacgatgaacttttttaaaaataatgttatcTTTTAAGGTAAAGACATTGAAATATGATTAACCACAATTTCTAACCTTGAAAAATTCACGAAACTATtgacaaatatataatttacatattattattacttcacTTCAAATATGATCTAAGGATATTAGTAAAAAATGAATGACTCTATCAAGTATTACGAATTTACTGAATATTACAGATGGTTGTACtcaatatatatgttttatctattatatatagatataataataacctCTTTACGATaactaattaatatatatatctattatatgtattttccaTTATCGTATTTAAAAGGATTGTACGACGCAGCTTATGCCTGAAATAATGTTCCAATACTTTCGACTGTAAGAACTGATTCCTAGATTACGAAAGGGGGAATTACTTTTCCAGAAACtaacatttatataacatataattatatctataattttatacgtacttatttcgaatattcaaTTTACAAAGTAACAGGAAACAGAATTTTAATTGTTGGCTGTAAAAGAATTCCACGCAACATCAACTTTAAAATATCGtacaaattgtaaatattcgaTTTTCCATTCCAGCAATTATCGATCCGTTTTCCATAGAATGCGCAAGGCCACATTGCTACACTTATTACCTTAGGTCAACATGTTCAGAATATTTGCTGCCTACACTAACATTGCAAACATTTCAAAACGCTGCATTATGCTTGTCTTTAAACGTTAGAAAATTACCATTCACAATCAATACCACCTGTTTTACACTAATGGTTAGGTAATTCTCATTATCTTCAATGTGTTAGATAATCCATCCAAGAAAAAATTTATACATACGTTATAGATACAATTGTTTTCAATGAACTTTTTTAACAAACATAAAAATGACATATCTCAACAACTAAATGAGGAAAAGATTGCTCGTAGATGAAATCAGAGGTAACAATAGGAGCTCCAGAAGGTGCTGTTGGCAGGCTAAATATTCGATCGATAGCGAAACATTTGAAGACATAATGGTTGCAATGAACTTTTCATGTTAACGTATTTTAAACGATTCTTCATTTCACACTCTAAGTTTacaattcattttaattttttcttatgtttctaataataaaatataaagaatgtCACTCAGAACTGTTCCTTTTTTAATAAGGAAGAGCTATGATATTGAAGACTAAACCttgtttattacaaaataaaatagcgTACATAATGCTGTATAATATagttaaaggaaaaaatacattataaagaataattaatattaaacagataaataaaaaattgcatgGGAATGTTTAACAATGCTGTAAATTCGATAATgcgatattattataatttaagatAATTCTTACCTCTTTCACCGGTACATTTTCGTTGCGTTCCTTGTCTGTAGCTGCAGCGGCAGCATCAAGTTCATTATCTTCGAAAAGTTTTTCGTATTTCTTACTCGCTGTGTCTTTCATCTCTTCTAAGCCacgttctatttttcttttttgtttcttagCTCGTTAATTATCGACGATATATGCCACGATGATTTTTTACGTCGCTTATTTTAAAGTCAAAATTCTTATTGAAGGCAGGATTTCGCAATATCTCTTTAACAATGTACGTTACTATCCGTCAGTCCGGTTTTACGGTttcgaaaaaaggaaacacacAGCTCATGGTCCGAATGAATTCCTGTCAAAACGTGTTGGCATTGAATATATACCGAATATTACGTATGTACTCATGTATTGTATATCATTGATTTCTACTAGAAGTTAGTAGAAGAGTGGTACCAAAATGACCGATATCTAAAATTGAGtcataaaataagtaaaatcaCAAAATTGGTTTGAAACAagaactttgaaataaaagattattaattactGAATCATTTgatgataaaaaattttccgTGGATTTTATGgctttttgataaaatattgttcctgcatatatttttgctattaaagaaagaattaaGATGGCTTTTTGAATCTTAATTATGACattaaatgatataatttgattaaataaacttacgaaataattttacctaatcatagaaaataatttatttttaaaattaatttttgcaaatatttcgattaacGACTTTTTAAATGTGTCACTCTTCTAGCACACCGTCGatatagtatttatattatagttgtatatgtatgtgtgaGGAAATTAAATATCTGCTGGTTCCCAGTCACGCGAAGGTCAAACGAATGCATTTCTGAAGATCTttggtaatttaattattttcaaataaccaACGGCAAAAagacaataataattttagtagATTCATTGGAATGTACAAGTTGGCACGCTTGCTAGAAGATTCGAAGAATTTCAACACCTGATAGTGAGTAGAACGATATTGTATTCAGTAGAGATGAATAAATATTGTCCTCTTTAAATGGTCTTGCAACACTTATTGTTTACgatatctataaatatttaacttgaTAGATCGTATAATAGAAATTGCATACTTATTTCTAATAAACAATCTACATGTAACGTATCGATTATTTTAAGAAGATATTTTTTCAGTCAAGTTTAATAGAATCTGGAAAGAAGAACTGGCAAAGGCACTTAACCGGATAATGCTTACGACTGCTACTAACctacttttaaattaaacaaaagagCTTCATCGATTTCCTAAAGAAGCATGTACAGATAGTAAATATCCCGAAGATTaccttaaatgaaataattattcgtcTAGTTTAATCGGAATTGCAAAATACTTTgacttaaatttaaataacgcTCATTTAAACTAGTAGCATTacttacatacatacgtatactactacattacaCTAGTCGAAGTAGTCTGTTACTTTATATGGAAAAACgacattttaatttcgatgGAAGATATACCAAGGTACCTACAACAAATACTTTACACGTGTTatcacaaaagaaaaaagacaagGAATATCAAAGAGAAGCTtcctatttaataaacgataataaaaatcaGATAAAACGTGAACCATATATTACATACGATTGTTATCTGTTATTGAGATAAATAGTTAATTAACCGAAAACACAATTATTGTATTGTTTAGTATCAGCGATGTAATGTACTCGAGCAATTTATAATCAAACACGGGCATACAACTACGCGGTACTTATTACTCCAAATCAATAATGGAGGTTTTTTCGGTAAATGCATATGAACCTACACCAATCTCTACGTTTTCCAAAATATGAATAAGGAAGTGAACGCACACTTGTACAGAATCTCTGAGAAAAATATCCTACCCTCAAGGATCGCGAAACCCTTTTAATATCCGAGGCACGTCGAAGGATCTAGTCTCGATGTGCTGGTAAGTAAAACACGCACAATAAAATTGCTCACAAATCGCAAATTCCGTGTGATTTATATTGCTTTCGTGGCTTCGTCTCGACGAGAATTAATTAAGCGGCTTTGTCTTCGACGAGAAATTCTACGTATACACTCATACAATAAAAAAGCACTGCGAATACGATGTTCGGTTAACGTATGACTACCGAAGACCGAATGACAAGTAGCTGACGATGTAGCGAGCAGCGCCGCTTATACCCTGCTGGTTGGGCTGAGAAAGCAGCTATATGAATGTGCATGTGTGTCGTGCATATATATAGCACGACCTGCTGTGTGGTAGAAGTAGAGCAGACTGTGTCGATCCAGCGTACGACGACCTTAAGCTGCTGCACTTCCAAATTCGCGCATCGTTTCTTTCTGAccagtattttattatactgcaatgcatttatatcttttaacaGATAAAATAAGATAGATTATAAGAACATGATGTATAAGCGATGATTAtctttaatgttatatataaggatatattcaatattattcatgtgaattaaaaaatcgatATCAGGCGTACGCGCGGTAATAGAAGTTGGAGGCTTTCTGTCCCGTTCCCcagatttttttaaaaatctgaataaaaacatttgaaaatttaattatgattTATGATAATTTGCTATAAGTAATTAATGCCAAATTAAAATGACAGAAATTGATTGATTGAGTAGTCTAAACACACTTCGAAGTATAATTGGTGACATACGTTTGATAAACGAAAATGTAGAATGTAAAGATGGAGAAACACTGGAATTATTGGTTATTCAATTTTCGCGCTTATCACGTTGGTATAGTACGTAGAATAGTAGAATAGTTGTATGTATTTAATTGTATCATATTACAGTTTATTGGAAGCATTCAACGATGTGTAATAATATGTGTAATATGCCTTTTTTAACCTGTTGTACAAAATTCTGTACAATGCACAAATACAATTCATCTTACTGAAATATgataaaacataataaatcatactttattattatgttattatctAATTggccaaatttttatttcattaatttacgAGTTTGAAAATGTGAATTCCATTCAGATACTGAGGTAccaaaagattaaaaattgaaatactcaccttataatatttctaaataatacaattataatctTTAAACATTAACAAACTATATAATTACGATTTTAcatctaaaaatataagaattttgtcattaaatttatcaacTTATTAAATGTTTCAACACATTGGGATTGACAATGAAATTTGTTAGAgtgatattatattaaaatttcgaaatatttttatacgtatgtCATTTCTATATGTTAGTGTCTATTAATTGCTTATAAAACTCAtgtatacattattattattactattatattctgtataatatatatatatatatatattcgctACTTCCAAAgtaggaaaaattaattagtaaaatttgGATTTTGAGTTTCAATctacataaaaattttgataataatttaataaaatacagtgGCGCTGTattacgaaaaatacaaacaaaTATCTCTTCAGATCGATTGGACCAGTCACTTAAATGGCGGTAGTTTGTATACATGTTAAGTGCCGCAGAAAAATAACCTCTAATGGAGAGGATAAAACCGGTAGAAAACGTTTCGAAATGTATCAAAACTATCTGTCCATCGCCGGAGGAACTTAgtgtcataacgaataacgtaaaaTGTGATAAATGTGGACTCGTATTTAAAAATGGGCCGAGATATCGGTTACACGACCTTAAAGTACATCAACGtaaaaatttagataaaacaataaaagaaaatgtacaaTATCATTGTCCGGTAGAGTCTTGTATTTATGCTCTAAAAGCCGAAAGACATTTTAGTACTATGAAATATCTTAAACAGGTTAGTGTTGTCATCGTAAAACAATgctttttttatgaaattgatCAATGTTTCAATTATgacatgaaatttaatattctgaCATATATTTAGCATTACCTTAAAGTACATGCAAAAAAAACATATGCATGTACTCGTTGCGAAAAAAGTTTCTCTACCGAGTCAGCAAAAGAAGGCCATATGAGAGTATGCGGAATTGAATTTGTATGTTCTTGTTCAAAAATTTACAGCTCCTATGAAGCCTTGCTCACACATGCAAAACGATCTTTACAtacaataaatgataaatataaaaattctttaaggTAAGCTGATCatgaaagataaatattttaatgctCTACTGTTTgacatatttaaatacaatatcatcaatttatattaattgttaaCATTTTCACAGGCGCACAAATTCTAAAACAGTGAGATTAATTCTATCAAGTAATcaaacagaaataaataaactagtTACAATACTACcaataaatcaaaatgaaaataaaatatccaatcctaataataatacaatgcAGAAACTTACATCAGATATTGGTATACAAACTGATGAAtgcaaaaagaataaaagaatatcaaGTCCATTAAAGTATGTTAACAATAGTTGCTATCATAATGGAAAGTGTGGAATATCTAAACAGACACAGACAAGTATCCCTCAAAGAATTAGACAAAATGTAATGTCCATGGAAACACAAACGATACAAGCTTCACAAGCATTTAAGAATTCGCTGAAGCTTCAGAAACATGGAAAAAATTCTGTATCTCAAAATTCTGATTATACATTGTTAAAGGAAGACCTTAATCTTAGCAACTTTACAGcttcaaatttatttcctaGCAGTCCATTACCACTTCGCCATGATGATGGGTTACAAGATTTTTGGGAAGATAAGAGTACATCGGGTACTCAAACAATACCTGAAAAAGACATGTTTGAAGTTCTCAATGATAATGTTACTCAGACAGAGttcgaaacattttataaCCATAGTACAAATCCATTGATACAATGTACTCCGAAGAGTACAGTTGCTTTAATGACTTTACCTTATGTTGAAGAAACGTCGACTGTTGTTGAAGGATATTCCTTTGTATCCTCAAATAGCATATCACGATCAGATCCCATGCTTACAGACAAAACTTTTGATGATAAGTTTAGCAGCATAGAAACTCAAACGGAACAAGCTTATTCACAATCATTTTTTGATTCAGATCCATTAACTAGATCATTCGCTTTAAGTTCTACCATTGAAACACAAACTACAAATAATCTTGACAATATGGAActattatatagtaatacatgcACACAAACATGTAATGAAATGTTACCGACTGATTTAGGATTATCTAACATTCAAACACAAACACCTTGGACTCAACTCGAGGATACTACTGTTTCTGCCGAAACACAAACAAAATCCTTGATATGTGAAACAGGTTGCAATATATCAATAGGTGCATGTCGTTCCTGGTTGAGTACTCAAACTAGTCACACTGAAACACAAACTGACTTACTTAGTATTTTTGAAGGTCTTCAATAATAAGATATTCAATCTTTATGCATATGGCAgtataataatagatatttagaaaaaatactttatgtataaagtgaaaataatttgcatTTGGTATTGTAAAATAAGACTAATTTTTCGTATTGTTATTTAGTACTttggtattttttatattttgttacaaacTAATTATTTAAGTTTCTGTATGTGTGCAATTTGATGATGGAATATTACGTGCATTGATCGAGAActgtatttctttaaaaagaaaatgttttgaaTTTACTGTATTACACATTAGCCACTGCCACGATTTGTTTATACATGTGTTTCCAGAATAAAAACATACACATTGCAGGCAATGTaattcttatacatataacttattattaaagctattaatttaaaacttgCATTATGAAAAGTATTATTAATGTTCAATTCAAGTTTTAAGGGGGCAAATAAGCCTTGAATTAAAACCTGTTTTTTAACTGAAATATAATGTCATTTACACAcacaaataatatatgacaaataaattgaattaagaAATTTGAAGGTGTATAATAATAGACTCAAGTTATTGCATTTCAAAATAATCTACggatgtaaaatataaaattactattataacatacatatgttaaaaaaaacacttttcatttataaatattaattcataagTTTTAAGACGTTTTCATCTCATGTATTATGAAGATTAGacattttgttataatacAACATATGGTTTTGAAGtttttaacttaattaattttctaatacatGTAAATAGAAGTATGATCTttagattgaaatatttgcaatcGTTCGTGTGTCATGTacaaagataatttttaaaaatttaatttttttgtatatattgtataattactaTACATTGCTTAGAAAAACATTTGTCAATTCGCATAATTACAACCTTATTTGAAAGGAGATTCATGCTTCTGGGACTCAAGAGTCATATACCCccttaaatagaaaaatacataaagaaTCTTGTCTGCTTGAGGTGTAATTGTTTAACTGATAGTTTCAACATTTACAAAGAAACGGAACATGTAATTTGAAACTGTACACGTAACATTGTTACAAtaactattaaaatattgtttttttttttaacaattgcGTTGGAATTATGCATTGAATCCCAACCAGTGTCTTCCGTTATAGCTTCACGTCAAAACGTACatataaaagttaaaatcTTTAGCTTTTTCTTTGCTCGGAGCCGCATGGTGACAGATCACGGTTAAGCTATTGTTTTATTCATGTTTGTTGCTACGGTTTAAAATTACACTTAAAAGGTCATGCTTTGCCAAGCAGGGACGATATATAATTGTCATACACCTAGAATTATATAAGTCGAAATTCAAGAGCTATTATTAACACATAAAGATACAACAAACATGATATGAATATCGTGCTTTTTAATCGAATCAAATCACTAATCGACTCCAAAACGGGTACTCAACGCAATTACGTGAGTTCAAGGAACTTATTAACACAGGTTGGGATACATGCCATAAAAGTGAAACAAGGGTAGTATGCAGAAAAAGATGTACACAAGAATGTATTAAAGTGCAGGACCAGCAGCATTATCTTCATCAAAATCTGGTAGAAAATCTTTGGTCCGGTCTTCTATCCTATTCATATTTTCAAGTACTGAAGCTAGTACTCTTAAATTGTCCACGCCAGACATTAGTTGTCTATAACGATtccaatatatattattatttgaacaacttaataatttagaaatctcgttgaaatataattttttacctTAAAGACACTTCTGCTGATGAGGCAGCATGTCTCAAATCACCTGCTAGTCTTTTTGCTGTCTGATTCATGTTTGAAGAACCATATTCGCTTGTATTTCCCGCCGCAATCCCAGCTCTAAGCTCTTTGTTTTCTAAACGGAGTAACGATATCTCTGTCTGCATTAACATtatgtttttcatttaataatcaAGTGCGctataagatatttaaaaagagaCGAAAATCTATACCAACCGTTAAAGATTTAATCTCTTTTTTCAATGCCGAAATAGTACTTTCTGCATTTACCGCTCTCCTCTATAGAAACAAGATATATTAtagacataaattagatatataaaacattcttGTACTCACTGTACTACGTTTTAGATTATCTTCAACTTGTTCCATTGCTTTTTCAAGATGGATTGTCTCTTCATGATCCACTTCTTTTCTAGATACCAATTCTGATTCTAATAATTGAATCCTGTAACAGacattgtataaataaattagagaatatattctattattagagataaaagaattttgaaaatttacttttccGATTTCTCGTTAATCTGTTTTTGAGCTAATTCTAATTCCTGCCGCAATCTTTCATTTTCCAGCAGTAACTACAAAAAGAATTgatattctataattataaaaattataataaatatatcataatttaaAATCCAACATTATTCATACCCTCCTTTCTGTAGTCTCTGCACTATTTGGAATAGATCCAGACTCTGTTGATAATGTTGTCCTATTATGAATAGGACCATCATTTAAAAAGTCTGGTAAAGATTTTGGAACATTTGGTTCACTTGCCCCTGAGTGAGAGCAATCTCTTATAATCACATTCGACTCAGGATCAGGCTCAACTGTAGATATTGGTAAATCTAATGGAAACCCTAAATAATAAGatactataaataaacaaCCTACATAAATCATGCTATGACTAATAATTAGTTTTAACATATCACTTTATAAATACCTAATGGTTCTGAAGTTTCAGTAGATCCTATACTAGATCTAGCAAAAACAGGTAAATTTAAATGGGCGAAACAACTTGTATTTGGTAAAGATTGATTCCTCTGAGGTATTGCTTTGTCCAAATTTCCAGTTAGATCAAACGAAAGATCACATGAAGCACTAGATCCGTTCTTCTTTGATTCATTTCTAAGTCGAGCTTGCCTCTGTTCTACACTGTTTAATGCAAAATCAGGAAGATTATCCACATCTGAAATTGTCTGTTGTTTGGGCTCATGATTTAGATAATATTGTTCTATGACCAAATGATCTTGCACAAAGTCTGGTAATTCTGTTGGATTACGAGAATAAACAGCCGAACTTTTCTCTAGATTATACTGTGTTGGAGATGAATAAACTTTTGGACGAGCTCCAgcattttgataatttatttgtgaaccattttttaaaaaatgcttAAAGCTAAAAGGATTCTCTTCAATTCTCGACGTATTTTGCCCtgtagaaaataagaaacaacAAATATTAAACTAATTATCAGCTAAATTTTTTGACAAATACCAGGTTAAATCTAACCTGTTTGAGGCTCTGTCTCAGTACGATTCCTAGCAAAGTACTCTTTCGATGTATTTCTACAACTCCGACATCCCGTTGTTACCTCTTCTTCGGAAGATGAAGATGACGAAAACATGACCTCTCCGACGTGACGCCTCGCATTTTTAGATACGGATCGAGACGAATCATTACTTTTTTTACGACTCGCCATCATCTATGTAGAAGATCAACTTTACCGACGACCGTATCATTTGCGGTGCAGTCAAACAGTCAAAACTGCACTTAACATTTGTCACTCGCTGTCTGCAGGTCGGGTCAGGTTAGTCATACgtaactttttcttctttttcatcacTCAAGAACTCAATGTGAACGTAGGAGCGGCGTATGTTTTAAACTTTTCTATCTGCATCTTCTGTTTCgtaatataaagttattctTATATTCAGTTCCTTATCTGAAATGAGTTGCAAGTGATCATGTATATATAAaggtatacatatgtatatacatacatgcttatatcaatatatattcaaagaaaattagCTAGTAAAACACTTATCGtgaattgaaataattgatgataaaaataattttaaatgattgACTTAGTAAACATTTGTTATTATGTCGAAATGTGATAcggtaatatgaaatatttatatgttaatttttcaatgtaaTAGGTGcgtgaattataattttgtgaTAGAGGTTATCTTCCACGTGGAAATATCGTTAATTGCagcaatttttaaacgaatgtATACTGcgattttaaatacaaaat
This genomic window from Bombus fervidus isolate BK054 chromosome 5, iyBomFerv1, whole genome shotgun sequence contains:
- the Asciz gene encoding ASCIZ zinc finger protein, with the protein product MERIKPVENVSKCIKTICPSPEELSVITNNVKCDKCGLVFKNGPRYRLHDLKVHQRKNLDKTIKENVQYHCPVESCIYALKAERHFSTMKYLKQHYLKVHAKKTYACTRCEKSFSTESAKEGHMRVCGIEFVCSCSKIYSSYEALLTHAKRSLHTINDKYKNSLRRTNSKTVRLILSSNQTEINKLVTILPINQNENKISNPNNNTMQKLTSDIGIQTDECKKNKRISSPLKYVNNSCYHNGKCGISKQTQTSIPQRIRQNVMSMETQTIQASQAFKNSLKLQKHGKNSVSQNSDYTLLKEDLNLSNFTASNLFPSSPLPLRHDDGLQDFWEDKSTSGTQTIPEKDMFEVLNDNVTQTEFETFYNHSTNPLIQCTPKSTVALMTLPYVEETSTVVEGYSFVSSNSISRSDPMLTDKTFDDKFSSIETQTEQAYSQSFFDSDPLTRSFALSSTIETQTTNNLDNMELLYSNTCTQTCNEMLPTDLGLSNIQTQTPWTQLEDTTVSAETQTKSLICETGCNISIGACRSWLSTQTSHTETQTDLLSIFEGLQ
- the L(3)04053 gene encoding lethal (3) 04053, encoding MMASRKKSNDSSRSVSKNARRHVGEVMFSSSSSSEEEVTTGCRSCRNTSKEYFARNRTETEPQTGQNTSRIEENPFSFKHFLKNGSQINYQNAGARPKVYSSPTQYNLEKSSAVYSRNPTELPDFVQDHLVIEQYYLNHEPKQQTISDVDNLPDFALNSVEQRQARLRNESKKNGSSASCDLSFDLTGNLDKAIPQRNQSLPNTSCFAHLNLPVFARSSIGSTETSEPLGFPLDLPISTVEPDPESNVIIRDCSHSGASEPNVPKSLPDFLNDGPIHNRTTLSTESGSIPNSAETTERRLLLENERLRQELELAQKQINEKSEKIQLLESELVSRKEVDHEETIHLEKAMEQVEDNLKRSTRRAVNAESTISALKKEIKSLTTEISLLRLENKELRAGIAAGNTSEYGSSNMNQTAKRLAGDLRHAASSAEVSLRQLMSGVDNLRVLASVLENMNRIEDRTKDFLPDFDEDNAAGPAL